A stretch of Henckelia pumila isolate YLH828 chromosome 4, ASM3356847v2, whole genome shotgun sequence DNA encodes these proteins:
- the LOC140864646 gene encoding WPP domain-interacting protein 1-like encodes MQVGISSVLFWMDLESENSVLELVENNEGVVDNVSAVGSLGSLDEAKVQNNGSCVEVNSGPDGSLSETKGNKSEILGSASLPPSVIDHDVSPSSTMTKKGSGLKKWRRIRRDPNKVGDCSVQTGNMTTDETNSGGNTSKRAQVNTERKQRSEGSVSSTNAMLRSSGDFAVLDDSGLEIRPSFAAGTDLGNREDQKSKSSTTESSPRVRGEASAAVGFLHDKRRIRSLSGKDFTHSARRGMHGKAKIDISKRSKGEKVKIEKENSHSSTESDSRSYNFVFTHSMPYTRNGIRTGKSIDYDEESGDEGQGSEHQLSNGLQDDLHKNGEGGYKDASTEDVGADSSWEAKDDRSQNNGSSMDMDPLAESILAFQSVGEMLKKEVLKFIEIGKDLTITDPVQDSSFLEPVNIDVETETEDLFKRKIEVEVECLAISMTVQKLRDVVDQVNTLEEQRTLSSDTVKKVDVLEKEAQRLETFCEDTASANEILKLQTRVGKYTSCFFVQLVLLVVILLIFIFQESPKYTGVIPT; translated from the exons ATGCAAGTCGGAATTAGCTCAGTTTTGTTCTGGATGGATTTGGAAAGTGAGAATTCGGTGCTCGAATTAGTTGAAAATAATGAAGGGGTTGTTGATAATGTTTCTGCCGTAGGAAGCTTGGGAAGTCTTGATGAAGCCAAGGTTCAGAATAATGGGTCTTGTGTAGAGGTAAATAGTGGTCCTGATGGATCACTATCTGAGACCAAGGGAAATAAAAGTGAAATTTTGGGATCGGCGAGCTTGCCTCCTTCAGTGATCGATCATGATGTATCTCCGTCCTCTACGATGACAAAAAAAGGGAGTGGATTAAAGAAATGGAGAAGGATCAGGAGGGATCCAAATAAGGTCGGGGACTGTAGTGTTCAAACTGGGAACATGACTACGGATGAGACAAATTCTGGTGGGAATACAAGTAAAAGAGCGCAAGTTAATACAGAGAGAAAGCAAAGGAGCGAGGGTTCCGTTTCATCTACTAATGCGATGCTGAGAAGCTCAGGTGATTTTGCTGTACTTGATGATTCTGGGTTGGAGATCCGACCCTCTTTTGCTGCTGGGACAGATTTGGGTAATCGTGAGGATCAGAAAAGCAAGTCGTCAACCACAGAAAGTAGTCCCAGAGTAAGGGGTGAGGCATCAGCTGCTGTTGGATTTCTGCATGATAAGAGGAGGATTAGGAGTTTGAGTGGAAAAGATTTTACTCACTCAGCACGGCGTGGTATGCATGGAAAAGCTAAAATTGACATTAGTAAGAGGTCCAAGGGGGAAAAAGTCAAAATCGAGAAGGAGAACTCACATTCCAGCACAGAATCTGACTCGCGCAGCTACAATTTTGTGTTTACGCATTCAATGCCTTACACAAGAAATGGGATTCGAACTGGGAAGTCGATTGATTACGATGAAGAGAGTGGTGATGAAGGTCAGGGCAGTGAGCATCAACTAAGCAATGGTCTTCAAGATGATTTACACAAAAATGGGGAGGGAGGATACAAAGATGCCTCAACTGAAGATGTGGGTGCTGACTCATCTTGGGAGGCTAAAGACGACAGGAGTCAGAATAATGGTTCCTCAATGGATATGGATCCTCTTGCTGAATCTATCTTGGCATTCCAATCTGTTGGGGAAATGCTAAAAAAAG AGGTGCTAAAGTTTATTGAAATTGGAAAAGATCTTACTATAACTGATCCGGTTCAAGACTCGTCCTTCCTAGAGCCAGTTAATATAGATGTGGAAACAGAAACTGAGGACCTCTTTAAGCGAAAAATAGAAGTTGAAGTGGAGTGTCTCGCTATATCAATGACAGTCCAAAAGTTGAGGGATGTCGTAGATCAAGTCAATACTTTGGAAGAACAAAGAACTCTGTCTTCAGATACAGTGAAGAAAGTTGATGTGCTTGAGAAAGAAGCCCAAAGGTTAGAAACTTTTTGTGAAGACACCGCAAGTGCCAATGAAATACTGAAACTTC
- the LOC140865439 gene encoding uncharacterized protein → MDTEAGLSVKPVKEICTVDAKSLTIKIATSGRKQSVGETLATVTPDSMSKNSLPNSLASSPYTSPLVSPPSSAFASALQSPYISPRATLATNSNTNPNPNPENSTLVTTFSTLSPPGSCSGSLSDDVPSTSYTPPPEKYDYSDDPTSTKLKIVACVPVPGSESAPRISFSFPVPRISLTKGSVSPASNVKLRSCDVYIGFHGQNPNLIRFCKWLKSELEVQGIACFVADRAKYTDNQSHDTADRVICSVTFGIVVVTSYSLRNHLSLEEIRFFSQKKNLIPLFFDTDANEIASLFHPSSDNKECKEALEGLMRCHDFKLEANDGNWRSCVSKAAQILTGKLGRNSAGDNEVEMFEEIPFPRNRYFVGKEREVMEIEAAFFGFGDYLEQECVMEGNCGGKLGQSEGLADGESDAYTVQGDKYISLKVESCKEPNLEAWVEPLIGKNSPKCKKSKSRKNKSGGGIVCINGSPGVGKTELALEFAHQYSQRYKMVLWVGGEARYLRQNILNLSLKMGLDVTADEEKDRGRIRSFDEQESEAFKRFTREIFRDLPYLLIIDNLESESEWWDGKDLHDLIPRNTGGTHVIITTRLSKVMNFDTMQLQPLPPSDAIALVTGRRRKEYPATELGFLRKFVEKLQGSSFGLWVIGSLLSELAVTPSALFEAVDQIQFEENAVCSSLSTADQQFCRNNPFLIKVMSFCAAVLQQASGSRNFLSSRMLQAGAWFAPAPVLVNSLAAAANSIESTKTKHAKWIRCLKLNVPCCSGYLTRQTWKTEEDSALLLVKLGLARRANRQPGCWIQLHPITQLFGKRINGLIASKATVQGIWKTGNPVANSDHLWASAFLVFGFKSEPSLVQLKAIDMVLFIKKTAVPLAIRAFTNFSMCNSALELLKVCTSVLEEVEKSFVSQIQGHKSICWKKGPQSNQKVDEYVWQEVTLLKAILLETRAKLLLRGGHFERAEELCRTCISIRTVMLGHNHAQTLAAQETLAKLVRMRSKM, encoded by the coding sequence ATGGATACAGAAGCTGGGTTGTCGGTTAAACCAGTTAAAGAAATCTGCACCGTCGATGCAAAGTCCCTCACAATCAAGATCGCAACTTCAGGCAGGAAGCAATCCGTCGGGGAAACACTTGCCACTGTAACTCCAGATTCAATGTCAAAGAATTCATTGCCAAATTCACTAGCATCGTCTCCATATACTTCTCCACTCGTCTCCCCACCATCCTCTgcatttgcatctgcacttCAATCACCTTACATTTCTCCAAGAGCCACTCTAGCTACAAATTCGAATACAAACCCAAACCCGAACCCGGAAAATTCAACTCTCGTCACTACCTTTTCTACTCTTTCTCCACCAGGGTCGTGTAGCGGTTCACTGTCAGACGACGTTCCAAGTACCTCCTACACCCCACCGCCGGAAAAGTACGACTATTCCGATGATCCCACCAGCACAAAGCTCAAGATTGTGGCCTGTGTGCCAGTTCCCGGCTCGGAGTCTGCACCTCGGATTTCATTTTCTTTCCCCGTCCCTCGAATTTCTCTAACCAAAGGCTCCGTTTCTCCTGCTTCCAATGTGAAGTTAAGAAGCTGTGATGTCTATATAGGATTTCATGGTCAAAACCCAAATTTGATACGTTTCTGTAAGTGGCTAAAATCTGAGCTAGAGGTTCAAGGCATTGCTTGTTTTGTAGCAGACAGAGCAAAGTATACAGATAACCAGAGCCACGATACTGCTGACAGGGTTATTTGCTCGGTCACCTTCGGTATTGTGGTTGTCACAAGTTACAGCCTTCGCAATCATCTGAGCTTGGAGGAGATTAGATTCTTTTCTCAAAAGAAGAACTTGATCCCTTTATTCTTTGATACCGACGCGAATGAAATTGCAAGTCTTTTCCACCCCAGTTCTGATAACAAGGAATGTAAAGAAGCATTGGAGGGACTAATGAGATGCCACGATTTCAAACTGGAAGCTAACGACGGTAACTGGAGAAGCTGTGTGTCCAAAGCTGCCCAGATATTGACCGGGAAGCTGGGGAGGAACAGTGCAGGGGATAATGAAGTTGAAATGTTCGAAGAGATACCATTTCCAAGAAACAGATACTTCGTGGGGAAGGAGAGAGAGGTAATGGAAATCGAGGCTGCGTTTTTCGGGTTCGGGGATTATTTGGAACAAGAATGTGTAATGGAAGGAAATTGTGGGGGCAAACTGGGGCAATCTGAAGGTCTAGCAGACGGGGAAAGTGATGCTTACACTGTTCAAGGAGACAAATACATCAgtttgaaggttgaaagttgtaaaGAACCTAATTTAGAGGCATGGGTTGAGCCCCTAATCGGCAAAAATTCTCCGAAATGCAAGAAATCTAAAAGTAGGAAAAACAAGAGCGGCGGCGGCATTGTGTGCATAAATGGATCACCAGGGGTTGGAAAGACAGAGCTAGCATTGGAATTTGCCCACCAGTACTCCCAAAGATACAAGATGGTTTTATGGGTGGGAGGTGAGGCACGATATCTCAGGCAAAATATACTGAACTTATCTCTCAAAATGGGATTGGATGTGACTGCAGATGAAGAGAAGGATAGAGGCAGGATTCGGAGCTTCGATGAACAAGAATCCGAAGCATTCAAACGGTTTACGAGGGAGATCTTCAGAGACTTACCTTATTTACTAATCATTGATAATCTCGAGTCCGAGAGTGAATGGTGGGATGGAAAGGATCTACATGATTTGATACCAAGAAACACAGGAGGCACCCATGTTATAATCACGACAAGGCTCTCTAAAGTTATGAACTTTGATACAATGCAGCTTCAGCCGCTGCCTCCATCTGATGCTATAGCATTGGTGacaggaagaagaagaaaggagTATCCGGCTACAGAACTAGGATTTCTGCGAAAATTTGTTGAAAAATTGCAGGggtcgagttttggattatggGTGATTGGTTCACTGCTTTCTGAACTTGCGGTTACCCCATCTGCTCTATTTGAGGCAGTGGATCAGATTCAATTCGAAGAGAACGCCGTCTGTTCTAGTTTGAGCACAGCAGATCAACAATTTTGCAGAAACAATCCTTTCCTAATCAAAGTCATGTCCTTTTGTGCTGCAGTGTTGCAGCAAGCAAGTGGAAGTAGAAATTTCCTTTCTTCAAGAATGCTTCAAGCAGGAGCATGGTTTGCACCGGCACCAGTGCTTGTAAACTCATTGGCTGCGGCAGCAAATAGCATAGAGTCCACCAAAACCAAACATGCAAAATGGATCAGATGTCTGAAACTCAATGTCCCTTGCTGCTCCGGTTACTTAACCCGCCAAACTTGGAAGACTGAAGAAGATTCAGCTCTTCTCTTAGTCAAACTCGgtttggctagacgagccaacaGGCAGCCAGGCTGCTGGATTCAGCTTCACCCTATAACTCAACTATTTGGTAAAAGAATAAATGGTTTGATTGCTTCAAAGGCAACAGTCCAAGGAATCTGGAAAACCGGGAATCCAGTAGCGAATTCAGACCACTTATGGGCCTCGGCGTTCCTAGTTTTTGGCTTCAAATCGGAACCCTCACTAGTGCAACTTAAGGCCATCGACATGGTCCTCTTCATAAAGAAAACAGCTGTCCCTTTAGCAATAAGAGCCTTCACAAACTTCTCAATGTGCAACTCAGCATTAGAGCTATTAAAAGTCTGCACAAGTGTGCTCGAAGAAGTGGAGAAGTCTTTCGTGTCGCAAATACAAGGCCACAAATCGATTTGCTGGAAGAAGGGcccccaatcgaatcaaaaggTCGACGAATATGTATGGCAAGAGGTGACATTGCTGAAAGCAATATTACTGGAAACCAGGGCAAAGTTACTGCTAAGAGGCGGCCATTTCGAACGTGCGGAAGAGCTGTGCAGAACTTGCATTAGTATCAGAACAGTGATGCTTGGCCACAACCATGCTCAAACATTGGCTGCTCAAGAAACACTGGCTAAATTAGTGAGAATGAGAAGTAAGATGTAA